Within the Sulfurospirillum barnesii SES-3 genome, the region TTTCATACGTAGGTGCATACTTATATGCTTCAACAAGGGAATTTTCTTTCAAAAACAGTAAGCGTTCTGCTTCGAGGTCTTGTTGTGTTAATGTAACATTCTCTTCTTTTGATTTAAATTTAGGTGCTAAAAAAAGAGTTGGAACATTCGTATCAATTGGCTCTATAGGGGTTTGTGTTACTACAACACTCGCAATGTCTTGTGTTTCATTTAGCTCTACTTTTTCCGCAACGACCACTTCAGCTGAAGATGGCAGAGGAGATGTTTCAACATAAACTTCTTTGGGGGTATAAACGAACCAAAAAACACCAAGCACTGTTACTAAAAGAAACAAACTAGAGATGTACACTCGAATTAAATGCTTCTTTTCCAATGCCTTACAACGCTTTTCTAGCATTTCAAATCGTTTACCTGTCACAAATCAGTCCTATTTCCAATGCTGTCATCATTAGCAGTCTATTGCTCAGGGTTGTATACTCAAGAAGATATTGGTTTTGAGAAAACTCCAAAAGATGAAACAGTGTGTATAAAAAGTGTCGAATGGTGCGAAAATTTCCTTTGGCATAACGAGCAATCTTTTTGGCATCGTGTGCAGAAAACATCAAAGCAATTTCACCTTGAGAATGCACCATCAAATAAGATTGAAGGTATCGGTGTAATTCATGTTTTGCCAATAGCCCACACACAATAGAGGCTTTTGAACAAGACGTAAACGAAGGATGTTCTAGCATCTTTTGTTTTGCTTCACAAGGCACAGAAAGAACACACCGAAAGACCTTATTATGGCACAATGTTGCAAGCAATTCACACTGTTTTTTCCCTAATAAATGGGCTTCATCAATAAAAATTGTACACAAACTCTCTTGATAAATTTCTGTTAATTGCTTTACATGTAACGCTTGTGTCAGCGTCTCATCAAACAGCACTCCTTTTTGCGTGTACAGCCGTAAAAAGAGCTCTTGCCACTCAAAATAAGCATGAGGCATTAAAATGGAATGGGGGAAAAAAGAAGATG harbors:
- a CDS encoding tetratricopeptide repeat protein — protein: MTGKRFEMLEKRCKALEKKHLIRVYISSLFLLVTVLGVFWFVYTPKEVYVETSPLPSSAEVVVAEKVELNETQDIASVVVTQTPIEPIDTNVPTLFLAPKFKSKEENVTLTQQDLEAERLLFLKENSLVEAYKYAPTYENAYVLAQFCFEQKLYDEAIDWAKRANKLNPNAEQTWIIYAKSKFHLGDREEAISSLERILGYIKSEEINELLNFYKGQR
- a CDS encoding ATP-binding protein — its product is MKNFGIAKTLFRDSVTTSFYFDSMSAELARKKVIDTLDANHHSLLFLIGDAGVGKTHMLHVLHRSSSFFPHSILMPHAYFEWQELFLRLYTQKGVLFDETLTQALHVKQLTEIYQESLCTIFIDEAHLLGKKQCELLATLCHNKVFRCVLSVPCEAKQKMLEHPSFTSCSKASIVCGLLAKHELHRYLQSYLMVHSQGEIALMFSAHDAKKIARYAKGNFRTIRHFLYTLFHLLEFSQNQYLLEYTTLSNRLLMMTALEIGLICDR